One Bacteroidales bacterium DNA window includes the following coding sequences:
- a CDS encoding magnesium transporter CorA family protein gives MIQTIKIGTLRWHNIQNPTDEDLDFLKDNFHFHPLDIEDCRSVNQRPKIDIYDDYYFLILHFPSYDRWNRFLKTKEVKVFWGEDYVITIGKPHWVVTSLFDSAKEHKDPYEILEAGTSDALLYKILEKLMQETLSLISKLGIEVELINRDLFNKKADKTIERISLTRRNIILLNTIFKPQLRLFQKFESGAIEGFAESMEEYWGNILDYYQKMWDMIEDYEELIEGLSKTFDSMQTNRSNEIMKTLTLISSILLPLTFLASLYGMNVELPFGRSHSFFWVLMGTMVLITGGFIFLFKRKTGCREDGFFLLGFCD, from the coding sequence ATGATTCAGACCATTAAAATCGGCACCTTACGGTGGCATAATATCCAGAACCCTACCGATGAGGACCTGGACTTCCTGAAAGACAATTTCCACTTCCACCCCCTTGATATTGAAGACTGTAGAAGTGTAAACCAACGCCCTAAGATCGATATTTACGACGATTACTACTTTCTTATCCTCCACTTCCCTTCTTATGACCGCTGGAACCGCTTCCTTAAAACCAAGGAAGTAAAGGTATTCTGGGGCGAGGATTATGTGATCACCATCGGTAAACCCCATTGGGTAGTTACCAGTTTGTTCGATAGTGCCAAGGAACATAAGGATCCATACGAAATTCTGGAAGCCGGTACTTCCGATGCCTTACTTTACAAAATCCTTGAAAAGCTGATGCAGGAAACCTTATCCCTGATCAGCAAACTGGGAATTGAAGTAGAACTGATCAACCGGGACCTGTTCAATAAAAAGGCTGATAAAACCATCGAACGGATCTCCCTGACCCGAAGAAATATTATCCTGCTAAATACCATCTTCAAGCCTCAACTCAGGCTCTTCCAGAAATTTGAAAGCGGCGCCATTGAAGGGTTTGCCGAAAGCATGGAAGAATACTGGGGAAATATCCTCGACTACTACCAGAAAATGTGGGATATGATCGAAGATTATGAGGAATTAATTGAGGGCTTATCGAAAACCTTCGATTCGATGCAGACCAACCGCAGCAATGAGATTATGAAAACCCTCACCCTGATCTCATCAATCCTGCTCCCCCTCACCTTCCTGGCGAGCCTTTACGGTATGAATGTGGAATTACCTTTTGGCCGCTCTCACAGCTTTTTCTGGGTACTGATGGGCACCATGGTGCTGATCACCGGAGGATTTATCTTCCTTTTCAAGCGAAAAACTGGATGTAGGGAAGATGGTTTCTTCCTTTTAGGATTCTGTGATTAA
- a CDS encoding bifunctional 3-deoxy-7-phosphoheptulonate synthase/chorismate mutase type II, which translates to MQFDITPLKDWLPFSHLPLVISGPCSAESHEQLLTTARALSRIPQVRVFRAGIWKPRTRPSKFEGVGTKGLEWMREVKAETGLLTTVEVASPDHVEKSLKHGIDILWIGARTVVNPFSVQELAESLKGVDIPVMVKNPLNPDVKLWMGALERLNSVGITKLVAIHRGFYYYKHSIYRNHPMWEIPIDLQWQVPGLPIICDPSHISGRRDLLQGISQKAFDLGMSGLMIESHVHPEVALTDAEQQITPEALQLMLENLMVRQFQGDQEFETHLEELRHEIDKIDAELIDTLSKRMTIVEEIGQYKKQNNITVLQIRRWSEIIYDRLGMGERMGLSKDFLLKMLQLVHKESIRKQEEIMGQRDDDEM; encoded by the coding sequence ATGCAATTTGATATTACACCCTTAAAGGATTGGTTGCCTTTTTCGCACCTGCCGCTGGTGATCAGTGGTCCCTGCAGTGCTGAGAGTCATGAGCAATTGCTCACTACGGCGCGTGCTTTGTCGCGTATTCCGCAAGTCAGGGTATTCAGGGCAGGAATCTGGAAGCCCAGGACCCGGCCTTCCAAGTTTGAAGGCGTAGGAACCAAAGGTCTTGAATGGATGCGGGAAGTGAAAGCTGAAACCGGCTTGCTTACCACGGTGGAGGTGGCCAGTCCCGACCACGTGGAGAAGTCATTGAAACATGGGATTGATATCTTATGGATTGGAGCCCGAACGGTTGTGAATCCATTTTCTGTGCAGGAGCTGGCTGAATCACTCAAAGGGGTGGATATCCCGGTCATGGTCAAAAACCCTTTGAACCCGGATGTTAAATTATGGATGGGGGCGCTGGAACGGTTGAATTCAGTGGGCATCACTAAACTTGTAGCGATACACAGGGGATTTTATTACTATAAACATTCTATTTACAGGAATCACCCTATGTGGGAGATCCCTATCGATTTGCAATGGCAGGTCCCCGGGTTACCCATAATCTGTGACCCCAGCCATATTAGTGGACGAAGAGACCTGTTACAGGGAATTTCACAGAAAGCATTCGACCTGGGGATGTCAGGACTGATGATTGAGTCTCATGTCCACCCGGAAGTAGCATTAACCGATGCAGAGCAGCAAATCACGCCCGAAGCCTTGCAACTGATGCTGGAGAATTTAATGGTGAGGCAGTTTCAGGGAGACCAGGAATTTGAGACCCATCTTGAAGAGCTACGACATGAAATTGATAAAATCGATGCCGAACTGATCGATACCCTTTCAAAGCGGATGACCATTGTTGAGGAGATTGGTCAGTACAAGAAGCAGAATAATATCACTGTTCTTCAGATCCGGCGCTGGAGTGAGATCATTTATGACCGCCTGGGTATGGGGGAAAGGATGGGGCTAAGCAAGGATTTCCTGTTGAAAATGTTGCAACTGGTGCATAAGGAATCCATCAGGAAGCAGGAAGAGATCATGGGGCAGCGTGATGATGATGAAATGTAG
- the rpoN gene encoding RNA polymerase factor sigma-54, with translation MLNQRLQQKMLQKLSPQQILLMKLLQIPSLALEQRIKQEIEENPVLEISDEFDDDNAEAGEEPVDSEIDQTKETDEDYDVDISDYLDEDDIPAYKLEAGNQSQDDEHKEIPFVSGTTFHEMLISQLGMKKLNPTYEAIALTIIGNLDDAGYLQRDLNAMVDDLAFTQNIHTSKEEIEKVLSIVQELDPPGVAARNLQECLLLQLKREPRTPAVIFATTIMDRYFEEFIKKHYEKILKRSHAKETDLRDAIHVILQLNPKPGNSMSDSSRVNHYVVPDFVITNKDGELELTLNQRNMPELRLNKTYMDMLEAYNENHGKRNVNGQRDAVLFIKQKIDSAKWFIDAIKQRQNTLYVTMKTILEYQYDYFLDGDETMLRPMILKDIAEKVNLDISTISRVANSKYVQTPFGTFLLKSFFSESIQNEQGEEVSTREIKKILSDCIAAEDKSRPLTDEELTVILKQKGYPIARRTIAKYREQLLIPVARLRKTV, from the coding sequence ATGTTAAACCAGCGACTTCAGCAGAAAATGCTGCAAAAGCTTTCCCCTCAGCAGATCTTGCTGATGAAGCTTCTGCAGATCCCGTCATTGGCGCTTGAGCAGAGAATTAAACAAGAGATCGAAGAAAACCCGGTACTTGAAATCTCTGATGAATTTGACGATGATAATGCTGAAGCCGGTGAAGAACCTGTTGATTCTGAGATTGACCAGACCAAGGAGACCGACGAAGATTATGATGTTGATATAAGCGATTATCTTGATGAAGATGATATTCCTGCCTATAAACTGGAAGCCGGAAACCAGTCACAGGATGATGAACATAAGGAAATCCCCTTTGTCTCCGGTACCACCTTCCATGAAATGCTGATTTCCCAGCTGGGAATGAAGAAACTCAACCCCACTTACGAAGCCATCGCACTGACCATCATCGGGAACCTTGATGATGCCGGTTACCTGCAAAGGGACCTCAATGCCATGGTTGATGATCTTGCCTTTACTCAGAATATTCATACTTCAAAAGAAGAAATCGAGAAAGTGCTTTCCATCGTCCAGGAGCTTGACCCACCGGGAGTTGCAGCCCGCAACCTCCAGGAATGCCTGCTGCTGCAGCTGAAACGTGAGCCCCGCACTCCTGCCGTCATTTTTGCTACCACCATTATGGACCGGTACTTCGAAGAATTTATCAAGAAACACTATGAGAAAATTCTGAAAAGAAGCCATGCCAAGGAAACCGACCTGAGAGATGCCATTCATGTGATCCTTCAGCTCAATCCTAAACCGGGTAACTCCATGAGCGACTCCTCCCGGGTGAATCACTACGTTGTTCCCGATTTCGTGATCACCAACAAGGATGGGGAACTTGAACTCACCCTGAACCAGCGGAATATGCCGGAACTAAGGCTGAACAAGACCTATATGGATATGTTGGAAGCCTACAACGAAAATCATGGCAAAAGAAATGTGAATGGTCAGCGGGATGCCGTTTTATTCATCAAACAGAAAATTGACTCCGCCAAATGGTTTATTGATGCGATCAAGCAAAGGCAGAACACTTTGTATGTGACCATGAAAACCATTTTGGAATACCAGTATGATTATTTCCTCGATGGTGATGAAACCATGCTCCGGCCTATGATCCTGAAAGATATTGCAGAAAAGGTTAACCTCGATATTTCTACCATCTCGCGCGTTGCGAACAGCAAATATGTGCAAACTCCTTTCGGTACTTTCCTGTTAAAGAGCTTTTTCTCCGAATCCATTCAAAATGAACAGGGAGAAGAGGTTTCCACCCGCGAAATCAAGAAGATCCTTTCCGATTGTATTGCTGCCGAGGACAAGAGCCGTCCGCTTACCGACGAAGAACTCACGGTAATCCTGAAACAAAAAGGATATCCTATTGCCAGGAGAACCATTGCCAAATACAGGGAACAACTGCTGATTCCGGTTGCCAGGCTCAGGAAAACCGTATAA
- a CDS encoding outer membrane beta-barrel protein → MKRVFIFMMLAIIALSTFAQKPSAESIRKRFSLSTTLFNDFWMGVPDSISPRKINQGVDVYLTYNFPMDRKGHMFFFVGTGLSAHNFYHKALIGLDANQKSYFYNVPAKVGSSEITLKSSKLSITYVDIPFGFQYKSSNKLHATLGFKVGWSINDHSKYKGTSLTGNGLTVKEKSIGLPNIENMHYGPFATFGYKWFGLTAYYQIPSVFEKDMGPQIYPISVGITLKPF, encoded by the coding sequence ATGAAAAGAGTTTTCATCTTTATGATGCTGGCTATCATTGCCCTCAGCACTTTTGCACAAAAACCATCTGCCGAATCCATCCGTAAGCGTTTCAGCCTGAGTACCACACTGTTCAATGACTTCTGGATGGGAGTACCGGATTCCATCAGCCCCAGGAAAATCAACCAGGGCGTGGATGTATATCTTACCTATAACTTCCCCATGGACCGCAAAGGCCATATGTTCTTCTTTGTCGGTACAGGATTGAGTGCACATAACTTCTACCATAAGGCGCTCATCGGGCTGGATGCCAATCAGAAATCCTATTTTTATAATGTCCCTGCGAAAGTAGGAAGCAGTGAAATCACCTTAAAGAGCTCAAAACTCTCCATCACATATGTGGATATACCCTTCGGATTCCAGTATAAATCATCAAATAAGCTTCATGCTACCCTTGGATTCAAGGTAGGCTGGAGCATCAACGACCATTCAAAGTATAAAGGAACCTCCCTCACAGGAAATGGATTAACAGTGAAGGAAAAATCCATCGGTTTACCCAATATCGAAAATATGCATTATGGCCCATTTGCCACCTTCGGGTATAAATGGTTCGGACTTACAGCCTATTACCAAATCCCATCCGTCTTTGAAAAAGATATGGGTCCTCAGATCTACCCTATTTCAGTAGGGATCACTTTAAAGCCCTTCTGA